A genomic stretch from Streptomyces venezuelae ATCC 10712 includes:
- a CDS encoding arylamine N-acetyltransferase family protein: MIDVDGYLAVLGVARPAAPTAEALWELHRAQVERVAYENLDIHLGRPTGIDAAESVARITRGRGGYCFHLNGAFAALLTALGYEVTLHRAGVQGEDEDPEGPGGDHLALTVRLDGEPWLVDTGLAGGMHEPLPLREGSYTQGPFTYAMVPSKAVPGGWRFLHDPRGAFTSMVFAPEPVELASFAEEHVRLSTSPESGFVRVCTAQLRRAEGVDVLRGCVLRRIEAGGTTERTIASADDWYDVLSRVFRLDLTDVEAPARTELWHRVRTAHQEWEATSGAGEQPSAERA, translated from the coding sequence GTGATCGACGTCGACGGGTACCTCGCGGTGCTGGGCGTGGCCAGGCCCGCGGCCCCGACCGCCGAAGCGCTGTGGGAGCTGCACCGGGCCCAGGTGGAGCGGGTCGCCTACGAGAACCTCGACATCCACCTGGGGCGCCCGACCGGCATCGACGCCGCGGAATCCGTGGCCCGGATCACGCGCGGGCGCGGCGGCTACTGCTTCCACCTCAACGGCGCCTTCGCCGCGCTGCTCACCGCCCTCGGCTACGAGGTCACCCTGCACCGTGCCGGGGTGCAGGGAGAGGACGAGGACCCCGAGGGGCCCGGCGGCGACCACCTCGCGCTCACCGTACGGCTCGACGGCGAGCCGTGGCTCGTCGACACCGGGCTCGCCGGCGGCATGCACGAGCCGCTGCCGCTGCGCGAAGGCAGCTACACCCAGGGGCCGTTCACCTACGCGATGGTCCCGTCGAAGGCCGTGCCCGGCGGCTGGAGGTTCCTCCACGACCCCCGCGGCGCGTTCACCTCGATGGTCTTCGCGCCGGAGCCCGTCGAACTGGCCTCCTTCGCCGAGGAGCACGTCCGTCTTTCGACCTCTCCCGAGTCCGGCTTCGTCCGCGTCTGCACGGCCCAGCTCCGCCGCGCCGAGGGCGTGGACGTCCTGCGCGGCTGTGTGCTGCGCCGGATCGAGGCCGGGGGCACGACCGAGCGGACCATCGCATCCGCCGACGACTGGTACGACGTCCTGTCCCGCGTGTTCCGCCTGGACCTCACCGACGTCGAGGCCCCCGCCCGGACGGAACTGTGGCACCGCGTCCGCACCGCCCACCAGGAATGGGAGGCCACGTCCGGCGCCGGGGAACAGCCGTCCGCCGAGCGCGCCTAG